From a single Sinomonas atrocyanea genomic region:
- the fliD gene encoding flagellar filament capping protein FliD, with amino-acid sequence MGVSVNGLGSGLDITSIITSLMNVEALPQQQLKQAQSDEQSMITALQGLNTKASALSDLATKISAPGATNLFTATTDNTAVTATAGTTATAGTFSLTVNQLAQTQVDVTAAMTSWPTDSTGAPSALTLVDSTGKQTQITPASTSLDDVVTAINASGGPAKALKVAAGTDASGNPLYRLQLTATQSGAAGAFTAYQGTSADVSAGTATDLMSQPGAAVVTTAQDAKATLYAGTAAQQTITSSTNTFTNLLPGVNVTASAGAVGSSVTVTVASDSAGISKQASDLVASVNDLLGTIASNSAVTTTSTSSGTSSASGGLFTGDSSVRGVGDSVTDALYLPTSNGQSPSQIGIVIQRDGTFTFDSAKFSAALAADPSGTQAALSEIAGRVATAAKNASDPVTGSITSLIQGHQSTVSDLGTQISDWDLRLADRRASLTAVYNAMDTALGTLKSQQTWLTSQIAGLPTYSPTSK; translated from the coding sequence GCAGCAGCTCAAGCAGGCCCAGTCGGACGAGCAGAGCATGATCACGGCCCTCCAGGGCCTCAACACCAAGGCCTCCGCGCTCAGCGACCTCGCCACCAAGATCTCGGCGCCCGGGGCGACCAACCTCTTCACTGCGACGACGGACAACACGGCCGTGACCGCGACGGCCGGGACCACGGCCACCGCCGGCACGTTCAGCCTCACGGTCAACCAGCTCGCGCAGACCCAGGTCGACGTCACCGCTGCGATGACCTCGTGGCCTACCGACTCGACGGGAGCGCCCTCGGCGCTGACCCTCGTCGACTCGACCGGGAAGCAGACCCAGATCACCCCCGCGAGCACCTCGCTCGATGATGTGGTCACGGCCATCAACGCCTCCGGCGGCCCCGCCAAGGCCCTCAAGGTCGCGGCTGGCACGGACGCGAGCGGCAACCCGCTCTACCGGCTCCAGCTCACGGCAACCCAGTCCGGCGCCGCGGGCGCGTTCACGGCGTACCAGGGCACGTCCGCCGACGTGAGCGCCGGCACGGCCACCGACCTCATGTCACAGCCCGGGGCCGCCGTCGTCACCACCGCGCAGGACGCGAAGGCGACCCTCTACGCGGGCACCGCCGCGCAGCAGACCATCACCTCATCCACCAACACGTTCACCAACCTCCTCCCGGGCGTGAATGTCACCGCCTCCGCGGGGGCCGTGGGGAGCAGCGTGACGGTCACGGTGGCGAGCGATTCGGCGGGCATCTCGAAGCAGGCCAGCGACCTCGTCGCCTCCGTCAACGACCTGCTCGGCACCATCGCGAGCAACTCGGCCGTCACGACGACCAGCACCTCCTCCGGCACCTCTTCAGCCAGCGGCGGCCTCTTCACCGGCGACTCGAGCGTGCGGGGCGTAGGGGACTCGGTCACCGACGCGCTCTACCTGCCGACCTCCAACGGGCAGTCGCCGTCGCAGATCGGGATCGTGATCCAGCGCGACGGGACCTTCACCTTCGATTCCGCGAAGTTCTCCGCCGCGCTCGCCGCGGACCCTTCCGGCACCCAGGCCGCCCTCTCGGAGATCGCCGGCCGCGTCGCCACCGCCGCGAAGAACGCCTCGGACCCCGTGACCGGCTCGATCACCTCGCTCATCCAGGGGCACCAGAGCACCGTGAGCGACCTCGGCACCCAGATCAGCGACTGGGACCTGAGGCTGGCCGACCGCAGGGCATCCCTCACCGCGGTCTACAACGCGATGGACACCGCGCTCGGCACGCTCAAGTCCCAGCAGACGTGGCTCACGAGCCAGATCGCCGGGCTCCCCACCTACAGCCCGACGTCGAAGTGA
- the fliS gene encoding flagellar export chaperone FliS, whose protein sequence is MRSAAFARQQYTRDAVLSASPARLLTMLYDRLLLDLRRAELAQGSTDWQAASDHLLHAQDIIAELTATLRPGVWDGADGLRAIYEYVRVALVNANIHRDPARTREAIALLEPLQRSWHAAAGVVAEEDSTGVDATRGYAVG, encoded by the coding sequence GTGAGAAGCGCAGCCTTCGCCCGCCAGCAGTACACCCGGGACGCCGTGCTGTCCGCGAGCCCGGCCCGGCTCCTGACCATGCTCTACGACCGGCTCCTGCTGGACCTGCGCCGCGCCGAGCTGGCCCAGGGGTCCACGGACTGGCAGGCGGCCAGCGACCACCTCCTGCACGCGCAGGACATCATCGCCGAGCTCACCGCCACGCTCAGGCCCGGCGTGTGGGACGGCGCGGACGGCCTGCGCGCCATCTACGAGTACGTGCGCGTGGCCCTCGTCAACGCGAACATCCACCGTGACCCAGCGCGGACCCGCGAGGCGATCGCCCTGCTCGAGCCGCTCCAGCGGTCCTGGCACGCCGCGGCCGGCGTGGTCGCCGAGGAGGACTCCACTGGCGTCGACGCGACCCGGGGCTACGCCGTTGGCTGA
- a CDS encoding flagellar basal body rod protein FlgB: MLESVTSAALTSALDGLSQRQRAIADNIANVNTPGYHAQRVSFETALAASVQAGDGRASATTSISAEPTRTDGNNVNLDTETLSNVDTVLRYQFASQAINAQFTGVRTAMRTA; encoded by the coding sequence GTGCTCGAATCCGTGACGTCCGCCGCGCTCACCAGCGCCCTCGACGGACTCTCGCAGCGCCAGCGCGCCATCGCGGACAACATCGCCAACGTCAACACCCCGGGCTACCACGCCCAGCGCGTGTCCTTCGAGACCGCGCTCGCCGCCTCCGTGCAGGCCGGGGACGGGCGCGCGTCCGCGACCACCTCCATCTCCGCGGAGCCGACCCGCACGGACGGGAACAACGTCAACCTCGACACGGAGACCCTCTCCAACGTCGACACCGTGCTGCGCTACCAGTTCGCCTCGCAGGCGATCAACGCGCAGTTCACCGGGGTCCGCACAGCGATGAGGACGGCCTGA
- a CDS encoding flagellar basal body rod protein FlgC — protein MTFDAIGIAGTALTVHRKWLDAISDNLANVNDASPTSGPAFQARFIEAQAGPGTSGVYVKSTPQGSAAGRMVYEPSNPVADAQGYVRYPDIDLNEQMGSLIMAQRGYQANAQVVDRARTMYESALQIGKSS, from the coding sequence ATGACCTTCGACGCGATCGGGATCGCCGGCACCGCCCTCACGGTCCACCGCAAGTGGCTCGATGCCATCTCGGACAACCTCGCCAACGTCAACGACGCCTCCCCGACGAGCGGGCCGGCGTTCCAGGCCAGGTTCATCGAGGCGCAGGCCGGCCCGGGCACCTCCGGCGTGTACGTCAAGAGCACCCCGCAGGGGAGCGCGGCCGGGCGCATGGTGTACGAGCCCTCCAACCCCGTCGCCGACGCGCAGGGCTACGTGCGCTACCCGGACATCGACCTCAACGAGCAGATGGGCTCGCTCATCATGGCCCAGCGCGGCTACCAGGCCAACGCCCAGGTCGTGGACCGGGCCCGCACCATGTACGAGTCCGCGCTGCAGATCGGCAAGTCATCATGA
- the fliE gene encoding flagellar hook-basal body complex protein FliE gives MSIAPIGPVSPLQGVQGLDGVTGSTGVTGTAGGTTAGGGFAASLAGAVDNLQQLQSTSNQLSVQAVTGNLDDIHNATIAATRAQVTLELAATVRNKGVDAFNEIMRMQG, from the coding sequence ATGAGCATCGCACCCATCGGACCGGTCTCCCCGCTGCAGGGCGTCCAGGGCCTCGACGGAGTCACCGGCAGCACCGGCGTCACCGGAACCGCGGGGGGCACGACGGCGGGCGGCGGCTTCGCGGCGAGCCTCGCCGGCGCCGTGGACAACCTGCAGCAGCTCCAGTCCACCTCCAACCAGCTCTCCGTCCAGGCCGTGACCGGGAACCTGGATGACATCCACAACGCGACCATCGCCGCGACCCGGGCCCAGGTCACCCTCGAGCTCGCGGCCACCGTGCGCAACAAGGGCGTGGACGCGTTCAACGAGATCATGAGGATGCAGGGCTGA